The following nucleotide sequence is from Vibrio fluvialis.
GCACCCAGGCGATCGGACGTGGCACGACAGTTTGCGTCATCAAATGGTAGATAGCGGAAGGGTCCCACTGGCTGAAATCAATATACATGAGCTAATCCGTAAGCTGACAAAGAGAGGAAAATGACATCGTTTTGCAGTCTACCCGCAATCGATGACGGATACCAAACTTTGCCCCTCTCTTCGGTTTGTTTGCCGAAAGGGTGATCGATTTGTAAACCACCGCCTATAAGCCATTGATCAATTTATACACTATACTCTTGGTACAGATGATGCAGGTATGCACTGTCGTCAGCGATAACTCACAGCAAGGAGATGTTATGTTTGCTAATCAACGATCGCAGAAACAGAAACCGGCAAAATCGTCGGGCAACAAAAAGCACAATCAAGTCCCACTGTCACTGACCTGACGGATCATTCACCCGATAAGACCTCGCCTCGCGGGGTCTTTTTATGACTTTAAGCGATTATTCTTATGGCTACCTCTTCCACCACTCAGGTGATCATCGCTGGCGCAACTGGCCTTGTCGGCTCCTGTGTATTAAAACAACTGCTCGCGGAACCAGTCATTGACGGCGTGTATGCTCTCACCCGCAAACCGCTTAAAGCCCATACAAAATTAACCGAGTTGCTGAGTGCCGAACTTACAGTCAAAAACTGGGACAACCACCACGTAGTTCCTGAATTTGGCGTCATAGCCCTGGGCACCACACACAAACAGGCGGGTTCTCAGCAAGAGTTGGAAGCGGTGGATTATCATTTAGTCTGTCAGGTCGCACGGACGATGAAAGCGATCGGTGTGCAACGTCTGGCCGTGGTGTCGAGTTACGGCGTGCATCCGCGCTCACGATCTCATTACCTGCGCTGCAAAGGCAAAATGGAGGAAGCGATTCGCCAAATGGGATTCGAGCACGTCACTTTTGTGCGCCCCGGCCCGTTAGTCGGCAATCGCAACACGGTAAGGCCTGATGAAGTCTGGCTGCAACGCATCATGAAGGTGGGACAATACCTGTTGTGGGGCAAGCTGAAAAACCTGATTCCGATTCGCGCCGAAGTGGTCGCTCAGGCCCTGCTTTACAGTTTGTTTGACCGCAACGCTCCAGCGGTTTCCGTTCTGTACACCACCGATATGAAGCGAATGCTGTAGAAATATCACTGAAACGAATATTTCACCGTCTGATCGCTAATTATTTGTACAACCCCCTACATTCATAACGTTTCGTTCTAAATAATGCTGTTTTTATATTTTCTATTCCGCATATGAAACGTTATGGTGCGCGCTAGATACGTTCCTACTTTTCAATATCGCTGAGGATTTCTCTTCAGGTCGGTATACACCCGTTTTAAGGATTCTAAATTATGTCAGTTGCAGCTATCGCGTCGATCGCGGTATTTGTCGGCATTCTGTTCTTCTTGT
It contains:
- a CDS encoding NAD(P)H-binding protein, whose protein sequence is MATSSTTQVIIAGATGLVGSCVLKQLLAEPVIDGVYALTRKPLKAHTKLTELLSAELTVKNWDNHHVVPEFGVIALGTTHKQAGSQQELEAVDYHLVCQVARTMKAIGVQRLAVVSSYGVHPRSRSHYLRCKGKMEEAIRQMGFEHVTFVRPGPLVGNRNTVRPDEVWLQRIMKVGQYLLWGKLKNLIPIRAEVVAQALLYSLFDRNAPAVSVLYTTDMKRML